From Mya arenaria isolate MELC-2E11 chromosome 1, ASM2691426v1, a single genomic window includes:
- the LOC128228731 gene encoding aminopeptidase S-like isoform X2, with protein sequence MIIMGDKEDQATLGADLAYINSTLTQHFSDTRHHVTNPAYKSQALQFIYDEFQKHGLDTNYHNFTFLGVSYTNVIGVLKGERFGTYDDKLVGVGAHYDTVKITKGVDDNGSGVTAMLESLRQIAAGIQGGKRRKNTIIFMAFDHEEYDDQYYGLIGSRFAIDQWLLPWLTRSYGQHLESLKPSGIIVLDTVMNYNSSTLSQVFPTEAEQIFLQYFPKTVASIASDQFKGDFLATIFRENLDGNLASTFNSEWLGEPQPQFEIEKFEIAIDADLNMFSDLLRSDHVNFWNTSIPAIFITDSANFRGQMQQCYHNACDNLANILTDNNVQFLGKTADTIAATLDKLSEAYTTGTSGASSVGDLISALWLSIGLMLIIP encoded by the exons ATGATTATAATGGGTGATAAAGAAG ATCAGGCAACATTGGGTGCGGATCTTGCATACATCAATTCAACTCTGACTCAGCACTTTTCCGATACACGGCACCATGTTACTAATCCGGCTTACAAAAGTCAAGCTCTCCAATTCATCTACGATGAATTCCAGAAACATGGACTGGATACAAACTACCACAATTTCACTTTTCTTGGG GTTTCCTATACGAATGTGATTGGGGTGCTAAAAGGCGAAAGGTTTGGAACGTATGATGATAAACTTGTCGGTGTTGGAGCGCATTACGATACTGTCAAAATCACAAAAG GGGTTGACGATAATGGGTCAGGTGTAACGGCAATGTTAGAGTCTCTCAGACAAATCGCTGCGGGCATACAAGGTGGCAAACGCCGCAAGAATACCATTATCTTTATGGCATTCGACCATGAGGAATATGACGATCAGTATTACG GGCTCATCGGTAGCAGGTTTGCTATTGACCAATGGTTACTGCCCTGGCTAACGCGGAGCTATGGGCAACATTTGGAGTCACTAAAGCCAAGTGGAATTATCGTTCTTGATACAGTCATGAACTACAACTCTTCCACACTATCACAAGTGTTTCCCACAGAGGCTGAGCAGATT TTCCTGCAGTATTTTCCTAAAACGGTAGCAAGTATCGCCTCAGACCAGTTCAAGGGAGATTTTCTAGCAACTATCTTCAGAGAAAATCTTGATGGAAATCTTGCATCTACCTTCAACAGCGAGTGGCTTG GTGAACCCCAACCACAGTTCGAAATAGAGAAGTTTGAGATTGCTATCGATGCCGACTTAAACATGTTTAGCGATTTATTGCGCAGTGATCACGTCAACTTCTGGAATACATCCATCCCAGCTATCTTCATCACGGACTCTG CTAATTTTCGAGGTCAGATGCAGCAGTGCTACCACAATGCCTGTGACAACTTGGCCAACATACTCACCGACAATAACGTGCAATTCCTTGGCAAAACTGCGGATACCATTGCCGCGACCCTGGACAAACTGTCCGAGGCGTACACCACCG gCACGAGTGGAGCATCCAGTGTTGGTGACCTCATTTCCGCGTTATGGCTTTCGATTGGACTGATGCTGATAATTCCTTGA
- the LOC128228731 gene encoding aminopeptidase S-like isoform X1, whose protein sequence is MQIFTQCIGIFSIFYQATLGADLAYINSTLTQHFSDTRHHVTNPAYKSQALQFIYDEFQKHGLDTNYHNFTFLGVSYTNVIGVLKGERFGTYDDKLVGVGAHYDTVKITKGVDDNGSGVTAMLESLRQIAAGIQGGKRRKNTIIFMAFDHEEYDDQYYGLIGSRFAIDQWLLPWLTRSYGQHLESLKPSGIIVLDTVMNYNSSTLSQVFPTEAEQIFLQYFPKTVASIASDQFKGDFLATIFRENLDGNLASTFNSEWLGEPQPQFEIEKFEIAIDADLNMFSDLLRSDHVNFWNTSIPAIFITDSANFRGQMQQCYHNACDNLANILTDNNVQFLGKTADTIAATLDKLSEAYTTGTSGASSVGDLISALWLSIGLMLIIP, encoded by the exons atgcaaatatttacgcagTGTATAGGGATTTTCAGCATCTTCT ATCAGGCAACATTGGGTGCGGATCTTGCATACATCAATTCAACTCTGACTCAGCACTTTTCCGATACACGGCACCATGTTACTAATCCGGCTTACAAAAGTCAAGCTCTCCAATTCATCTACGATGAATTCCAGAAACATGGACTGGATACAAACTACCACAATTTCACTTTTCTTGGG GTTTCCTATACGAATGTGATTGGGGTGCTAAAAGGCGAAAGGTTTGGAACGTATGATGATAAACTTGTCGGTGTTGGAGCGCATTACGATACTGTCAAAATCACAAAAG GGGTTGACGATAATGGGTCAGGTGTAACGGCAATGTTAGAGTCTCTCAGACAAATCGCTGCGGGCATACAAGGTGGCAAACGCCGCAAGAATACCATTATCTTTATGGCATTCGACCATGAGGAATATGACGATCAGTATTACG GGCTCATCGGTAGCAGGTTTGCTATTGACCAATGGTTACTGCCCTGGCTAACGCGGAGCTATGGGCAACATTTGGAGTCACTAAAGCCAAGTGGAATTATCGTTCTTGATACAGTCATGAACTACAACTCTTCCACACTATCACAAGTGTTTCCCACAGAGGCTGAGCAGATT TTCCTGCAGTATTTTCCTAAAACGGTAGCAAGTATCGCCTCAGACCAGTTCAAGGGAGATTTTCTAGCAACTATCTTCAGAGAAAATCTTGATGGAAATCTTGCATCTACCTTCAACAGCGAGTGGCTTG GTGAACCCCAACCACAGTTCGAAATAGAGAAGTTTGAGATTGCTATCGATGCCGACTTAAACATGTTTAGCGATTTATTGCGCAGTGATCACGTCAACTTCTGGAATACATCCATCCCAGCTATCTTCATCACGGACTCTG CTAATTTTCGAGGTCAGATGCAGCAGTGCTACCACAATGCCTGTGACAACTTGGCCAACATACTCACCGACAATAACGTGCAATTCCTTGGCAAAACTGCGGATACCATTGCCGCGACCCTGGACAAACTGTCCGAGGCGTACACCACCG gCACGAGTGGAGCATCCAGTGTTGGTGACCTCATTTCCGCGTTATGGCTTTCGATTGGACTGATGCTGATAATTCCTTGA
- the LOC128228049 gene encoding catechol O-methyltransferase-like, with product MTYPFKQAYEEGKTMWNINLRMMTGIQEGSFLQSIVSMSKAKRVLEVGTFTGYAALACAEVLPKNGEAITCEIDPFLVTLAKSFFDKSPHGKKINVKVGPAKDTLSKLADERQQFDV from the exons ATGACTTATCCCTTCAAGCAGGCGTACGAGGAGGGTAAAACTATGTGGAATATCAACTTGCGTATGATGACGGGGATTCAGGAAG GGTCATTTCTTCAAAGCATTGTGAGCATGTCAAAAGCCAAGCGTGTTCTTGAAGTTGGTACGTTTACCGGATATGCAGCTTTGGCCTGCGCAGAGGTACTTCCGAAAAATGGCGAGGCAATCACGTGCGAAATCGATCCATTCTTGGTGACGCTTGCAAAGTCGTTTTTCGATAAATCACCACATGggaagaaaataaatgtaaaagttg GCCCAGCAAAAGACACGCTGAGTAAACTAGCTGATGAACGCCAACAGTTTGACGTTTGA
- the LOC128228057 gene encoding probable caffeoyl-CoA O-methyltransferase 1 translates to MSKEKRVLEVGPAKETLTTLADERQQFDVVFIDADKPGYIDYFETVIDRDMLAPGGTVVLDNAFMSGHAYRPESANENGLAIRMTNKYIISRVDLFKVLVPIRDGVLIVRRMTDMFVS, encoded by the exons ATGTCAAAAGAGAAGCGTGTTCTTGAGGTTG GCCCAGCAAAAGAAACGTTGACAACGCTAGCTGATGAGCGCCAACAGTTTGACGTCGTTTTCATTGATGCTGATAAGCCAGGGTACATTGACTACTTCGAG ACAGTTATCGATAGGGACATGTTAGCACCTGGAGGAACAGTCGTTCTTGATAACGCGTTTATGTCTGGTCACGCGTACCGACCGGAATCGGCCAATGAAAACGGCCTGGCAATCCGGATGACTAATAAGTACATCATCAGTAGGGTTGACCTATTCAAG GTTCTAGTTCCAATACGGGACGGAGTGCTGATCGTTCGAAGAATGACAGACATGTTTGTGAGCTAG